Genomic DNA from uncultured Methanospirillum sp.:
CCTTCGATAAGGCTGGCAGGGTACTCGGGTGCAAAACCCCAGATCAGTAGAGAAATTTCTACAGAGATTATGGCATCATCAGGGCCTGTCGTTGCACTAATCACCACGGCTGGTGGTTCTCCGGAGGTGATCAAAATCCGAAAATCGGAGAGATCTCCTAAGACATACGGTGTTGCTGTTGATCTCGGGACAACGACCGTTGCAGCCCTCCTGGTGGATCTGGAGACTGGGAAGATCCTGGCACGTGCTTCTGCATTGAACAGGCAGATCACGTACGGTGAAGAACTGGTGACCAGGATTGCGATCGGCCGCAGTCCATCAGGACTGGCCTCTCTTCGGTCTGCAGCAGTTGGGAGTATCAACGAGGCGATCAGCAGGCTGGTCACCGATGCAGGGATTGATCACAATGATCTTGTCGACTGCTGTATCGGAGGAAACACGGTCATGTGCTGGCTCTTTGCAGGGATCGATCCGTCCCCTCTCGATTACGTGGATGCGGAGGTTGCAACAGCCCCGATCACGATCAGGGCTGATGTTGCAGAACTCAGGATATACCCGAAGGCATGGGTCTGGTGTCTGCCTGCTGTGAGCAGGTTTGTCGGGGGAGACGCGGTAGGTGACCTGATAACGGCTGGTATCGATCAGTCAGAAGAACTCTCACTTCTCATCGATCTTGGGACGAACGGTGAGATCCTGCTAGGAAATAAGGACTGGCTTGTCTCAACCTCGTGTGCATCAGGTCCGGCATTTGAGGGAGCAGGGCTTCGGTGCGGTATGAGGGCGATGCTCGGTGCGATTGAGCATGTCAGCATCGATCAGAATACGGGTGAGGCAGTTGCCCGGGTTATCGGAGACACCTTACCCAAAGGAATCTGTGGATCTGGAATTATTGATGCAGCCCCTGCGATGGCAAAAGCCGGGATCCTTGATTTTTCCGGAAAGATCGTAGAAGGTGCCCCGGGAGTGAGAAACACGGAGGACGGGCCCGGATACATACTGGTCCCTGCAGAAAAGACAGGTACCGGGCGTGACATCATGATCACAAAGCAGGATATGGCCTACCTGATGGATACAAAGGCTGCAGCCTGCGGGGCGATCAGCGTACTCATGATGAAGTACAGGGTGAAGATCACCGATATCAGGCACGTATACCTTGCCGGTGCATTCGGAACCTTCGGGTCGATCGACAAACTCACCGAGTTTGGAATCATTCCAGAATTTCCACACGCAGAGTTTCACAGGATCGGAAACGGATCACTGACCGGAGCCTATCATGCCCTTATCTCAACTGATTCACGGAACCGGGCTGTCAGGATTGCTGAGAAGATGGGGTACATCGATCTGCTGGTAGATACCGATTTCATCGATGAATACTGGGCTGCACTCAGGATTCCAGGAAAAGAAGAGTTGTTTCCATCTTTTTTCAATCAAAAAAACACGTGAAAAAAAGGATTTCTGGTTTTTCTTTTCGCATCCTCGTCCTCATAATGCCTTTTTTTGTCTAAATAAGCGGTAAAATACGGATTATTCTGTCAAAGGAAGATGCTGCAGAAGTTGATGAACCTGAAGAGATACGTCTATAACCTGCAGAGTCATTCTCAAAGATATCCAACATCCGAATCTCTCTGGATTCATACCAGAAATCTCGACCTGAACAGTTACATCCATTAAAAACAAAGATCACCGAGGACAAATCATGAAGAAACTGTCATTCAGATCAATCAGACATGAAATTCTATTCTTTGGAGCAATAGCTCTGATCGTTGTATCGTGTGCTATTATCGGGTATGCAAGTCTGTCCCAGTACACGATTTCAGTACAAGGTTCATTTGCCCAGGTGAAATCACTCTCTTCAGATCAGGCCATTACTCTGAAAGATGAGATCAACCGTGCTTTTGAGATTGACCGAACGCTGGCAGGATCCCTGGACGGATCATTTACCACAGGAAATAAACCCTCACGTGAATCTGTCCAGGCCATGATCTACGGACTTATGATCCGTTACCCACAATATAACGGGATATACGTTGTTCTCGAACCAGATGTCTGGGATAAAAATGATATCGCGTATAAAGGGAAGGAAGGAACCGATGATACCGGACGATTCATGGCATATTATTCCAGAGATATTGCAGGAAACCCAAAACTCGACAAAGTATACAGTTATAACGAAGGTGAGGACGGGAGCGACTTCTACCAGATTCCGAAAAAAACACTGAAAGAGTTCGTTACCGAACCATATCCATGGGATATTCAGGGCAGGAAGATCCTGCTTTCATCAGTAGTAGTCCCGATTATCGTGGACGGAAAATTTGTTGGAATCGCCGGGATAGATCTTCCTCTTGAAAATATTCAGGGTCTTGCTGATGCTGTTCACTCCTATGAAAACACTGCTAAAATTTATTTCATATCAAATGACGGGATTGTAACCGGTGCAACCGGGTATCAGGATAGTGTCGGAAAGGCATTAGGTGAAGCTGCTCTTCCTCTTTCCGGACAGGCTCAATCGATCATTTCTGACATCCAGAGAGGAAGGAACGAAGTTTTTGAGAGCAAGGGTACCATTACAGCCTATACTCCGGTACAGATTGGAAATTCTGAAAAACCCTGGTCAGTCATTCTTACCGTCCCAGTCGATGTAGTGACTGCCCAGGCAAGAATGAACACAATAATATTGCTGATTATTGGAGGAGTTTGTACATGTATTGGTCTTCTTCTTCTTTTTGTCGCAGCCCGGGGGATTGCACGGCCAATAGAGCAGATCACCTCTCATGCAGATATTATTGCCCAGGGAGAACTGGGAGATGAGATAGTAATCGAGAGAGATGACGAGATCGGGAGGCTTGCTGATTCATTCAGACGCATGCTCTCAAGTTTACAGGGAAAAGCACTCGCTGCTGATGGCATTGCCGCGGGAGACCTTTCAGTAGAGATCCCTGTTTCATCTGATCATGATCTCCTGGGATCATCGATGATCACAATGCGGGATACCATTAAAAAAATGGCTGATACCGTGACTCTTCTCGCACGTCAGGCAACAGAAGGAAATCTTCAGGTCAGGGGAGATAATACACAGTTTAAAGGTGATTATCAGAAGATAGTTTCTGGAATTAATGAGACTCTGGATGCGGTGATCAGGCCGGTAAATGGAACGATGGCACTTGCTGAAGTGTATGCATCAGGAGATTATACTGCCCGGTTTGATCCTGCGATTCCGGTTTCTGGATCATTTATCACCCTTCGTGATTCAATGAACCAGATCGGGCAGCAAAGTGCTGCAGCAGTCAGCGGGGTGAAAGAACAGATCGTATCTGTAGTGGGAAGTATTGAAGAGACCACAGCATCTTTGGAAGAAGTATCTGCAAGTTCAACAAAACTTGCATCCAGCTCAAATGAAGTCAGTTCACTCGCCGATACAAGTCTGGACGGAGTGAGCCAGATTCTTAGTGCAATGGATGATCTTTCAGTTAATATTACCAATGTGGCTGAAATGACTGACACAGTTGCATCAGTTACCCGGACTACTGATGAATTATCAACCAAAGGATCAATCCTGGCGAAACAGGCAGAGCAAAAGATGAGGAACATCACTTCATCGATTGATGAGAGCAGCAAGACAATGAGTGAGATGTCCGGACAGATGGAACAGATTGGACAGATTGTCCGGATTATAAGTGATATTGCTGACCAGACAAACCTCCTTGCCCTTAACGCTGCAATCGAAGCTGCACGGGCAGGTGAAGCAGGAAGAGGGTTCTCAGTCGTTGCTGATGAAGTAAAATCCCTTGCTATTGAATCTCAGCTGTCAGCAGAGAAAATTACAACCATGATCACAACATTACAGCACCAGTCTGAAGATGCCTCAAATGCCATGCGTAAATCTTCCACTGAAGTGACGTCAGGAAACCAGGCTGTCAATGAAACCCTTGATCTCTTCTCTCAGATCGTAACCCAGGTAGAACAGATATCAGAACTTGTATCTACAGTCGCTGGGTCCGCAGAAGAACAGGCTGCAGCAGTGCAGGAGATTACGGCAAGTGTTCATGAGCTTGAGGAACGGGTCAAGAAAACTGCTGAAGAGGCTGTCTCTTCAGCTGCTGCCACTGAAGAGACATCTGCTGCTCTTGATCAGATCACCAGATCAGTATCAGTTGTAGCCCAGGCAACTGATCATATCAATAATGAAATGGGAAGATTCAGAGTATAATCCCCTTTATTTAAAGCCTGATTGGTTGATACCCTGAACCTTCGGGTTCATCTCTCACCATGCTCATCTGTAGGACTATGCCCTTTTGGTGAGACAGATTTGCAGTTATTGCGACCATTGATGCGGCAGATCTATGAATCATCTCATCAACTGCAAGACTCCATGAATATAATATCTCTGAAAAAAGAGTCTCAAAAAATTATAATAAACCGGTGATAGCAGCCTGAATATTATGTAACCCGGTTGAGATGACAACCACAGGATCCACACCGAGAACCGGGAACAGGAACATGAAATACAGAATCGTTCCCAGAAAACTTCCCAGATTTGCCACAGATGCTACGAGTACTACTTTAAATAATGGAATCTGAAATAACTCTGTAAGTGAAGTCGCTTCGTAAATTCTCTTAAAATCAGAGACCGGAGGTTTTCGTGCCTTCGCTTCGACATATGCTGCAATCCATCCGGCATGGAGAAGTGGATTTAACGATGTCATCCAGGCAACACAGAAACAGGTGATCACCGAATAGGGATGGCCCCGGACTGCAAGGGTTGCACCTGCAGATAGTGCCCCATGAATCAGAACCCAGAAGAGAAAGGCACGGAGGAGAACATCCAGGCCAACTCCCGAACATGCAATTGAGGCGAGGAGGAGAAAGAACAGAGCAGTGACACAACTTCCAATGATAAGAGTCCAGGGATATTTTTTGGGCTCCTTAACAAGTGATTCTCTGGATGGAAGTGATGAGGGATCCTGAAGGTACCGGGTAATCCCCTGCATATGGCCTGCTCCAACTACTGCAAGAATCCGATGATCAGCCTCATTTTTGAGATCTATCAGATTATGTGCAATATAAGCATCACGTTCATCGATAAGGGCCCGTGCTCCGTTAGGAGAGAATTTTTTAAACTCGCCCATGATGACTTCAAGCATATCCTCATTTTTGAGTTTTTCAATCTCCTCGGCATCAATATTCTCCACCTCGGCTATCGAGAAGATCAGTGATCCCACCATCTTGATCTTTCCGATAAAACCAAGAGACTGCCAGAATCTGAGGAGGGTAACTTTAATATCTCGATCTACCAGTTCTACTCTGAGTCCTCTCTCCTGAGCTTCAGCCATTGCGGCTTTCATTTCAGCCCCGGGCTCTACACCGACATCAAGACCGATTTTTCGTTGAATATATGAGAGAAGCCATTGAATGAGAAGTTGATCAAAATTCCTGAGTTCAAGGACATCATCAACAGACGGGGTAGTACCTTCCTTGTTGATGGCTTTACTTCTTCCCTGATCCAGTTCTACGGCAACAATATCTGGATGAAATTGTTCGATAGCTTCTCTGACTTCATCGACGCTTTTTGCCGAGACATGAGCAGTCCCGACAATTTTTATCTCACCCATGTATACTCCATATGGGTAACTGAAGAATAAAACCAAGTTGAGAAAGTGTGAGATTTCAGATTATTTGATCTGCGATTACGAGACAATAGTTCATCGCTACGTGCTGACACGCATGAGAACATACTTTTTTGATAGGGAAATCAAAGAAATTTTGATCCAACATGAAGAACCCAATAGATATCGAATCGTATCGATTGATAGAAAAATAACTATATTTTTTAGAAAAACTTCAGCACATACAGATAACAGGTAATGTCATCCAAATCAAAAATATGTGTGAAACAGGGTTTTTTCTCTACCAACCTCAATTTTTGGACTTTATTATAAAGAAAAACCCCTCATCGAAAGGGTTCCGCCATCATTCTTTTTTAACTCAAGATTAACAGGCCCATCATTTTTCCGGAGATCAGAATTTTTGATTATTGATACCGAAGACCCATTGAGGAGATATGTGGTTGTTTCTGCAGTTTGATGAGTAACAGCATCACATTCTAAAAAGATAGAAGGTTCATTGTACGGACCTATGAATCACAATACCATATACTTCCAGGACTGGAGGTATATGGAAGACAGCCTTTTTACTTTGTGATAAGAGAGATAAGGAGTTCCTCATCGTCATCATATAACAGGAGATGTGATGAGTTCACTTGAAATAATGCTGTATCTTTTAGAGACTCTATGAAGGCAGTTGCCTGGGTACTACCTGAAGTGTCACATGCTTCATCCGTGGTAACAGGACGTGGAATTATCATGGCACCACCAGCTGCGGTGTACTGTCCAGTATAATTACTGCATCCGGCCGCTATTGAAATAATCTCATCATGGAATACTATAGACATGGGATTTCCGGTGAGCGGGAAGACCAGATCACCATTACTACTCCTGTATTGTTCAATCGTCCATGAGCCATCAGGAGTAGAAGGGGTAGTTACCTCACCTGAAACCGAATTCAAAAGAAGGATACAAAGTAAGAGACATAGAGAGAGAGATCGATAAAGATTTTTTGAAAACTTTCCGACATTTTCACCCAAAGACTGATTGATATTGTTACTCATTATTTCCCATCCTAGAGGTTATCCACGAAGTACTTCATCATCTTTCTGAGGTAGTAGGGATCATAATTCAGATCATGATTCTTATTCGTAAACACGAACATATCAAAGGTCTTGTTGGCTTTTTCCAGGGCGCTTGCGAGTTGCATGGTCATCGCGGGATGAACATTGTCATCCATATCACCGGTCAGAAGGAGCAGATCCCCGGTAAGGTTTGCCGCCTTGCTGGCGGTAACCTGCTCCAGATACCGCTCACTGACCGGAAATCCTTCATACTTCTCTCCCCAGAACGACCCATACAGGCGGCAGTCCTGATCGCCTGATGCAGCAACACCCACCTTAAAGAAGTCAGGATACGTCAGCATCGCCTGGGCTGTCATGAATCCCCCGGCCGACTTTCCGTACATCCCAACCCGGCTGAGATCCATCCAGGAATACCGGGAAGCCAGTTGTGTAATACCGGAAACATGATCAGGAAGTCCGCAGTCACTCAGGTTTCCATAACTCATATCATGGAATGACTTTGACCGGTATGCGGTTCCAAGCCCGTCCATAGTCACCACCACGTATCCGAGTTCGGCCAGCATCTGGCTTGTCCAGAAGATCTTTGAGTTCCATCCCAAATCTGAAGGGTACTGTGTTGCGGTTACAATCGTATACGGACCCGGGTAGACGATATCCACAACAGGATATTTCTTTGTCTGATCAAAGTCAGTCGGCTTAAAGACGAGTCCGTACAGGTCAGTCATACCGTCACGGGCCTTGAAGGTTACCCGCTCTGGCGGAACCCATCCCTGGCTTTTCAGCTCTGAATCATCGGCTGCTCCAAGATGCATCAGAAGAGTTCCATCAATAGACTTGAGATCAGTGACTGTGGGGAGATCAACCCTTGAGTACGCCTCGACAAATGTGCTCATATCCGGTGAGAGCGTTACCTCGTGATCAGCATTTCCCGGAGTTAAGAGTGTGAGGCCGGATCCATCAAGACCGACACGGTAGAGGTACTTGTAATATGGATTTCCCGGTTCTTTTCCGCTGGCGGTGAAATAAACCGTGGATATGTTCTCATCGACTGCGAGCAGATCACGAACTACCCACGGACCTGATGTGATCTGGTTCCGGAGAGTGCCGTTTGCATTATACCGGTAGAGATGTCCCCATCCATCACGCTCAGAGAACCAGATGACATCCGAATTATTCAGCACGGCGACGTTCGGAGTTGTTGCATACTGGAGGTTGACTTCCCGGTATGTCTCTCCGGTCTCATTCAGAATCTCGCGGACATCACCGGATCCAGGGTTCTCCTCCAGCAGCCGGAGTGTCTTCTCACCCCGTTCAAGATACAGAGTGTAGATCCGATCACCGGTGCTACTCCACTTTGAGAGGACATTTTCATCAGTATCCATCATGGTAGTTTCAGGTTGGGAGGCCCAGTGGACCGGTGTTACCTGCCTGGTGATGATATCGATTGTTACGGGTTCATACTCCGGGACGGCAGCATCTCCAGGAGTTGCAAACCGGTACGTATACAGGATCGGTCTGATCGAACCATCTTCAGGGACATTCTGCACGAGGTAGTACGGACTGACGTTCCTCTGGTCAACTTTAAAAGTCCTGATCTTTGTTGAATCAGGTGACCAGACCAGGAACGGAGTTGGTGATGAGTTGGTTCTTGCCTCTGTAACCGGATACCGTACGGTATCAGAGCGTTTGCCATAGAAATAATCTGTAGTCCCATCGGTTGTGAGTGGAGACGAGAGCCTTGTTGTGGAGTCATAGAGCTCCAGATTACTGCCATTGATATACGCGATGTGCCGCTGATCAGGGGATGGAATTCCGGCACTGACGACTGGAGGAGGCGTGATATCAGTCATGTGATACACCGAGAGATCACAGGACCATGTTTTTCCAAATGCATCAAACCTTATCGAACCGAGATCAGGTGAGAGGGCAGGATTGGTTATAGGTAGGTGAGCAGG
This window encodes:
- a CDS encoding ASKHA domain-containing protein; this translates as MEKTVTILFNPMSRMITMPAGHTVLDAIRESGIQFEAICGGKAQCGKCRVIRIRGDCSEDQDICSQCLSPGERKQGYKLACLTKVWSDAEFTIPVESRIDQPQILLISEVKDWELKPAASWYQVQVIRDGPSALLGPSIRLAGYSGAKPQISREISTEIMASSGPVVALITTAGGSPEVIKIRKSERSPKTYGVAVDLGTTTVAALLVDLETGKILARASALNRQITYGEELVTRIAIGRSPSGLASLRSAAVGSINEAISRLVTDAGIDHNDLVDCCIGGNTVMCWLFAGIDPSPLDYVDAEVATAPITIRADVAELRIYPKAWVWCLPAVSRFVGGDAVGDLITAGIDQSEELSLLIDLGTNGEILLGNKDWLVSTSCASGPAFEGAGLRCGMRAMLGAIEHVSIDQNTGEAVARVIGDTLPKGICGSGIIDAAPAMAKAGILDFSGKIVEGAPGVRNTEDGPGYILVPAEKTGTGRDIMITKQDMAYLMDTKAAACGAISVLMMKYRVKITDIRHVYLAGAFGTFGSIDKLTEFGIIPEFPHAEFHRIGNGSLTGAYHALISTDSRNRAVRIAEKMGYIDLLVDTDFIDEYWAALRIPGKEELFPSFFNQKNT
- a CDS encoding methyl-accepting chemotaxis protein, yielding MKKLSFRSIRHEILFFGAIALIVVSCAIIGYASLSQYTISVQGSFAQVKSLSSDQAITLKDEINRAFEIDRTLAGSLDGSFTTGNKPSRESVQAMIYGLMIRYPQYNGIYVVLEPDVWDKNDIAYKGKEGTDDTGRFMAYYSRDIAGNPKLDKVYSYNEGEDGSDFYQIPKKTLKEFVTEPYPWDIQGRKILLSSVVVPIIVDGKFVGIAGIDLPLENIQGLADAVHSYENTAKIYFISNDGIVTGATGYQDSVGKALGEAALPLSGQAQSIISDIQRGRNEVFESKGTITAYTPVQIGNSEKPWSVILTVPVDVVTAQARMNTIILLIIGGVCTCIGLLLLFVAARGIARPIEQITSHADIIAQGELGDEIVIERDDEIGRLADSFRRMLSSLQGKALAADGIAAGDLSVEIPVSSDHDLLGSSMITMRDTIKKMADTVTLLARQATEGNLQVRGDNTQFKGDYQKIVSGINETLDAVIRPVNGTMALAEVYASGDYTARFDPAIPVSGSFITLRDSMNQIGQQSAAAVSGVKEQIVSVVGSIEETTASLEEVSASSTKLASSSNEVSSLADTSLDGVSQILSAMDDLSVNITNVAEMTDTVASVTRTTDELSTKGSILAKQAEQKMRNITSSIDESSKTMSEMSGQMEQIGQIVRIISDIADQTNLLALNAAIEAARAGEAGRGFSVVADEVKSLAIESQLSAEKITTMITTLQHQSEDASNAMRKSSTEVTSGNQAVNETLDLFSQIVTQVEQISELVSTVAGSAEEQAAAVQEITASVHELEERVKKTAEEAVSSAAATEETSAALDQITRSVSVVAQATDHINNEMGRFRV
- a CDS encoding TraB/GumN family protein; this encodes MGEIKIVGTAHVSAKSVDEVREAIEQFHPDIVAVELDQGRSKAINKEGTTPSVDDVLELRNFDQLLIQWLLSYIQRKIGLDVGVEPGAEMKAAMAEAQERGLRVELVDRDIKVTLLRFWQSLGFIGKIKMVGSLIFSIAEVENIDAEEIEKLKNEDMLEVIMGEFKKFSPNGARALIDERDAYIAHNLIDLKNEADHRILAVVGAGHMQGITRYLQDPSSLPSRESLVKEPKKYPWTLIIGSCVTALFFLLLASIACSGVGLDVLLRAFLFWVLIHGALSAGATLAVRGHPYSVITCFCVAWMTSLNPLLHAGWIAAYVEAKARKPPVSDFKRIYEATSLTELFQIPLFKVVLVASVANLGSFLGTILYFMFLFPVLGVDPVVVISTGLHNIQAAITGLL
- a CDS encoding META domain-containing protein, with product MNSVSGEVTTPSTPDGSWTIEQYRSSNGDLVFPLTGNPMSIVFHDEIISIAAGCSNYTGQYTAAGGAMIIPRPVTTDEACDTSGSTQATAFIESLKDTALFQVNSSHLLLYDDDEELLISLITK
- a CDS encoding DPP IV N-terminal domain-containing protein; its protein translation is MINRQTWFHLLILIVILLLFTPVQARDTNHPTPEEIKMAGSFYPNTAVSHIYHANINPRWISNDSFWYMDQGKQTTMFFLVNVSQNARLQLLNTDRLVASLVNVSGTEIDPAHLPITNPALSPDLGSIRFDAFGKTWSCDLSVYHMTDITPPPVVSAGIPSPDQRHIAYINGSNLELYDSTTRLSSPLTTDGTTDYFYGKRSDTVRYPVTEARTNSSPTPFLVWSPDSTKIRTFKVDQRNVSPYYLVQNVPEDGSIRPILYTYRFATPGDAAVPEYEPVTIDIITRQVTPVHWASQPETTMMDTDENVLSKWSSTGDRIYTLYLERGEKTLRLLEENPGSGDVREILNETGETYREVNLQYATTPNVAVLNNSDVIWFSERDGWGHLYRYNANGTLRNQITSGPWVVRDLLAVDENISTVYFTASGKEPGNPYYKYLYRVGLDGSGLTLLTPGNADHEVTLSPDMSTFVEAYSRVDLPTVTDLKSIDGTLLMHLGAADDSELKSQGWVPPERVTFKARDGMTDLYGLVFKPTDFDQTKKYPVVDIVYPGPYTIVTATQYPSDLGWNSKIFWTSQMLAELGYVVVTMDGLGTAYRSKSFHDMSYGNLSDCGLPDHVSGITQLASRYSWMDLSRVGMYGKSAGGFMTAQAMLTYPDFFKVGVAASGDQDCRLYGSFWGEKYEGFPVSERYLEQVTASKAANLTGDLLLLTGDMDDNVHPAMTMQLASALEKANKTFDMFVFTNKNHDLNYDPYYLRKMMKYFVDNL